In one Candidatus Poribacteria bacterium genomic region, the following are encoded:
- a CDS encoding sugar phosphate isomerase/epimerase, with protein MAKLSIGSWAYAFGPYEKNPIPFDVVVKRLGELRFDGVEIGGFKPHLHPDDYPMKAERDAIKAMIKVNGLGVSGLAADFWSGPPPATDEALEDEAYIKLFKKNLQLCLDLGAPAIRVDTVSPPDAEIPGVDRKTAWNRIVEQWRECSEIARKFGVKVVWEFEPGFMFNKPSEVLQMVEDVNHPNFSVLFDTCHAYMCAVIGARQPEPKETLKGGVVEFARMLKGKIGHIHLIDSDGTLHDNETSTHRPFGEGLINFDEVIPAIIEDAGYKGEWWTIDLCFWPQAWEVTAKAKEFLTPYLERYG; from the coding sequence ATGGCGAAACTGTCGATAGGAAGCTGGGCCTACGCGTTTGGGCCTTATGAGAAAAACCCTATCCCGTTTGATGTCGTCGTCAAGCGGCTCGGCGAGTTGAGATTCGACGGGGTTGAGATAGGAGGGTTTAAACCCCACCTTCATCCGGATGATTATCCGATGAAGGCCGAAAGGGATGCCATAAAGGCCATGATAAAGGTCAACGGATTGGGTGTATCAGGTTTGGCCGCCGATTTCTGGTCAGGACCACCGCCCGCGACAGACGAGGCGCTGGAGGACGAGGCTTATATCAAACTGTTCAAGAAGAACCTTCAGCTATGCCTTGACCTCGGTGCGCCTGCCATCCGCGTCGATACGGTCAGCCCACCCGATGCCGAGATACCGGGCGTCGACAGGAAAACAGCATGGAATAGGATCGTCGAGCAATGGCGTGAATGCTCCGAGATCGCCCGGAAGTTCGGCGTCAAGGTCGTTTGGGAGTTCGAACCCGGATTCATGTTCAACAAGCCCTCCGAGGTCTTGCAGATGGTGGAGGACGTCAATCATCCGAACTTCTCCGTTCTATTTGATACATGTCATGCTTACATGTGTGCCGTGATTGGCGCCAGACAGCCGGAGCCGAAGGAAACGCTCAAAGGAGGCGTGGTGGAGTTCGCCAGGATGCTCAAAGGGAAGATAGGACATATACACCTGATCGACTCCGATGGCACGCTACACGATAACGAGACCAGCACCCATAGGCCCTTCGGTGAAGGGCTTATAAACTTCGACGAGGTTATCCCGGCCATCATAGAGGATGCCGGATATAAAGGTGAATGGTGGACGATAGATCTCTGTTTCTGGCCTCAGGCCTGGGAGGTGACGGCAAAGGCAAAGGAGTTCCTCACGCCATATCTTGAAAGATACGGATGA